The sequence ATTTGAGAGAATCTTGTATTTATTTAAGATTGACACCATTTTGTCCTGTAGATGCAAAAGAGGCCATGTTACAGACAAAATCAATCTCAAATTATGGTGTTATCTATCAGTTTTCAAAAGTTACCAAGTAAGAGGAAATGGAAGTTGCCATGCATAAAGTACAATGTTTCTAAAGTACAAAATGTAGTTTATTCTTtatcttcctttaaaaaaaaaacatactatCATTGCACTATAAATGACTGTATATTTGAGAGAGATGGTGTGTTAAGGTTGTTACAGGACTAGAAAGTTGCCCCAGATTTGACTATCATTAAAATGGAGATCATGTCTGATTGGTGGATACGAGGTCGATAGAAATAACAGCTTAATTAAATGCTCTATAGTGGCAATTATTGAATAaaagttgaaaataatttttttattgaAAATCTCTACCACATACTTAACGTGAATTTACCTATGTCGACCTGATTTTGAATTTGTTGGGCAGTTGGcaagagcactgtttaaccatgcCGCTCTccatggtgttattattattattattattattattattattattattattattgctgtttttcaTTTACTTCAGTATGATCAATTATTACACCAATTAGCAGTGTGCACCTGCTCCAGTTTTCCATATAgcctttctttttcaaaatatgGAAGACCATTTCTGATATCTCGTATCCAATAACCTCTCTGTTATCTTATGCTCATTCTGTTGATGGAAATTAAATAGGCCTATAGTATTTGTGATTGCTCAAACTATTCagtattgtagtttaatattaatGAATATATTATCGTAGATTTTCCAGAAAGTAATTCGTATGGAATGAGTTGGAGCAACCTTTTAGTATCCTCTTTGTGTACTGATAACATAATCTTAATATGAGAGGAACTTTCTCGTAAATTTGGTTCTCTTCTTTTAATCCTTGTTAGGTTTGTAATTAGATGGAAATATTTGCTGTCATAAAGTTCAAGCATGATTCCTTGACTCTACTTTGGGTACTTTCCTTTGATATATATGTAGTTTCAATATTTAAGAGTACAGCAGACTTATAATTCATCTCATTTGCATGTTTCAAATTATTGGATACAttgtagaaattaaaaaaaaagtgtttttatTCATGTTTCTATTGACAGAAGAAAGGTATGTCATACAATACTCTTTGAAAAAATATCCATCCACAGAATTGTGTGGTCTTAAACCATTGCAGAAATATTTCCTAGGTTTTTAAgtttaaaataattttcaagtttGCTGGTAAGTGACTTTATATTTAGATATATTAATGTACTTAAAATTTCACCTCTGACTCATTGTCTTCAAAGCTTCTGACTGAAGAAATTAATGACATAAAGGTATAGATTTAGTGGTGGTTTTAAAACTAATACTTCTGTTTATTTGATTCTAATGTTTAACTTCTTGAAATTGTAGTCAGCTGTAATATGGTTGATCCCAGGTAAAACAGTGAACTATTAATGTGACTGCACCTTTGAGGCTTTTAGAAATGCTTTAATTGTTAACACTGAATGTTCATATTACAGCCATTCATGGTTATGGGAAAAGTAGCACATCTTTAAATTTATTACCAACGTGTTATGCTGGAATATTTTGTGCCCTCACTTTTGATTGCCGTAAACGTACTTACTGTAATGGTTCAGCCAAGTCTTGTCTTTCTGCAAAGATAAACCGGACTACTTGCAGACCATAACTTTCCTGTCCGAACTTAATCATTGCTCTGTTCACATGTTTAGGCATGTAAAAGACTGCTATAGTGGTTTCACCATTCCTTCATCTTCCAAGCAAATTTCTCCAAGGTACTCCATTGGTATTAGTACCTAATCTTTTACGCATCCTGTTACAATAACAAGTTCTTTAGCAGTATATTAGCTCTTGCCCGCTCCTTCACTTTCTTCCATATATCAGTCCAAAGAATGAAGTTCGTTCCAAGACATAAAAGCCATTTGCATAAAATTCACATAAGTGGTAAAATTTCACCAAACCTTGTATGTGCGTTTGAGTATTCAAAGAGTTCAGTGTTTGGTTCCTTTTAAGAAGCAACCCATACCCATGACTGTGCTATATAAACTGCAAATTTGGCTTGAATCACAGTAGGAATTTGTATTTGACATATCTGTTAGAAATAGTTCAACTTTTAATATTCGGTAAGGATCAACATTTATGCATAGAAACCAGTTCTAGTTCTGCACAAAGGGAGCTTTTCAGTTTATTGCAATGACCAATTTCCTTCAACCAGGAGTTCTAAAATACCAGTagttaaataaatcaataatcaaAAAGTATTAGTAGTAAAAATATATTGGTAATAAAAGAAGTTACTCCACTCATTGTAGCATTGATTTGTGAAAGACTCTAATGTTTGAGATTCTAAATTTCTAAATAACATGATAAGCTCTCTTTATTGGACTCTAGCTTGAgagtactgaaaaaaaaaaaaacttttaggaaccccacaggaagaagttgtTCTACGTTTTGATATATAGGCTAATAATGAAACTACTGAGATTTCTGTAGATATTCTATTTTTGTAATTACAGTATTATTTTGGAAGTATTTCTGAAAGAAACTTCCTTTTAATTTCAGAATTCTAATCTAGTAGCATTTCTGAAAGTATCTACTAATCATTCCAAACATGCAGTCTAAAGAACAGCAAAATCAGTTCTGTGTACATATTTTGTCAGTTCGCTGACTAAAGAAAAATTGGTATTGCACTTCCGTCCAAAGCCTCGATTGGAATTTGTCTTCGTTCGCCCCCATTTCTGATTTTATGTATGGCTATTCTAAATATTGAATACTGGTTTGTAACCACTAGATCTTAGGGAATAATTACTATATTTTtacattaaaaacaaaaaaactagTTATTTATTGCAATTAAAGAACATTCAATTCAACATTACAGAATATACTAATCATTTCTGCTCTTTTAATGATTTTGCTGATTAGAAGTTATATCTTTAAAGACTCTTTTGATGAAAGGTCTAGGCTTTCAGTAACTTTAAGTTAAACCATTAAAAAGTTCAATCTACATTGCACCACCATCGTATAATTTTCAGCAAGTATGAAGGGAACCCATGCTTAGGAGATGTGTTTGTATGTTTGTAGTCTTGTCCCAATTGTAAAATTTGTAAAGAGTCATTGGCTTGGTGTATCTCAGACGTAGCATTAGATGAGGGGAGTTGATTGCTTCGAAGAACTAATGTTAACCACTCTTGCAGGTATTGTCTATGAGCGAGGAGCTACGGCGGGCACTTTATGCCAGCAGTGTGGCTAGCCTCGACCTCGACCCATTCATCCCTGACCTGGTGGGTACCACCGAAATTCTATCAGAAGAACACCGCAAGCAATTGAGCCGACACTTACCAGCACGGGCAGAAGGTAAGTTTGGTTAGCCTACTTAATGGACCTAAACATGCTCACATATCTCTAAGCTTGTTTCATTTAGCTAATTTGATAACAAAACTGTTATTAATCATCATCAATTGGAGCAGTTttcaaccacaggctgggtctgcttggaacattaGCCTCACCAtcattttctgtccatccaccacttctctctTCTGTCACTGTCATCCAGTCCCCTCCTCTTGCcttgatgctcttctttacacctttcagccaccTGTCCCTTGGTTTTCCTCTAGCTTTCCTttccttcaactccatttctaacatctttcttggtatcctttcttctcccattctcttaaaatggccataccactgcagccttgatttttctttTCCTGTAGGAGCACCTCGTTTACCATTTCCTGAACTCAATCGTTTCTTACTCTATCCATTCTTGTTAAACTTTCttgacacctttgaaacttcatttccactgcttgtattctactttttaTCCCTCTCCTTCAACACCCATGTTTCTGATCCATACAATACGTCagaattggcacaaaataagtcttgttgACAATTATTTTACAACTCTGTGGTACATTCCTGTTCTGGATCAATCCTCCCACACTAAtgaagaatccatttgcacacctccctctttcattgatttccattcTGTTTTCTCCATTTTCTTAAATTACACTTGCCATTGGCATTACAAGTAATCATCTTCATATTGGTCTGTACTGACTATATATAACTTGAGAAAAATATATAGTTTTAACCACCCTATGACACATGACACTATAAACTGAAACGATTATTTATGAAAATATATTGGTCATGttttggcgatgatgatgatgatgatgatgatgatgatgatgatgatgatgatgatgatgatggtggctccaagagccaaaacatgtccactattttttcattaatattttgagaaTAGTGTGTCACGTATTGATTAGTTGGTTAAAACTATGTATTTTTCTCAGGTCGACCATGGACAGTTCCAAAAAAGAAAATCTTTTAGATGGGTGGTTCCTTGAAAGGTGTAGGCATTTAAGAATAATTTAAGTAGTACTGTATTATGTCgcgtctccgtggctcaggcggcagcgtgccggcctctcaccactgggttccatggttcagatcccagtcactccatgtgagatttgtgctgggtaaagtggaggcggggcaggtttttctctgggtacttcggtttATCCTGTCATCTTTTAtgccagcaacaccctccaataccatttcatttcatctgtcagtcattaatcattgccccagaggagtgcgacaggctttggcagccggcataattcctgtcCTCAACGCTCGATGGGAGGGGggttcattccttccattcctgacccagtcgaatgactggaaacaggctgtggattgtcattttCACTGTAATATGTATATTGCGTAGGGAAAGGAGTTCATTCTGCTCAACACGATTACCTGATTGAAGCTGCACATCTGCTACTCAGCCAAGGCAGATAAGTTGTAGAGATCACCCACAACCAAAGGTACAACAGCATAGCTATGCATTCAGTTTGTACAGTATATCCAATTCTTGTGCTAGTTTTGATTGTTATCCTTGGGTTGTTTTCATGTAATTCCTGCATGCTTTCTGCATCATTACTGATAGATCTGCTGGTATGAGATttgttttttaaagaaaaattcccAGTTCAAAATCTTGAAAATCACTCCTGGAATGTCCAATTAGTTATATAATCTTCAacataaactttaatattttacaagtattaagctttaacagcttcatttttatTAAAAACACAAATTGACTTTAAAATCAAGTAGTGAATCTTTAAGAATAAACATAAATATTGTATTTAAGTGTTCTGCCTATTCGATGCATATATATTTGATCTAGAACATGTTCGTTcctctaagggacatcatcagctggaATGAGTCCTCATCATCACATTGGCCAATAACAAACGTAACATTTTCAATTCTACAACCAACATTATCACTCTGGACTAGTTTTGACTTAGAATCCGGAAGCACTCATTCTTCAATGCAATTTAAAGAAATTACTTCCAAAGATCATAAGGATCCTTTGTCATGAAATATTGTAATTCAAGGATTTTACTCAACATCAGTGGTCATTTTACGATTTTATGATTGCAAATGTTAGTTTCTACGGACTTCATCAAGAATTTTATGAACGATTCTCATCAATATTATTGACAAAATTACTTAAAACTTTAGTCAAGTTTGtaactattttattttaaatatccttGTGAATGGCAGTGTATTTTAACTCGTGTCTTACCAATCAATCTATTAATATGATTTTATATCTGATGTATTTTGTGAAacattctagctgatgatgtcccagGGGAAAAAACATGTTCTAgatcaaataaatatatatgtattgaataggcagactgctaaaatacaatatttaagttCATTCTTATATATTTGCTGCATGATAAACTTTTCTTTGGGTTTGCACAGCTGTTTTACCCATGTTAAAGTGAGTATGAGGTGCCTAAAATGATCCTTTAAACATTCCATGTTGACAAACACTAAACTAGCTTGAGATATCAGTTATAAACTGAATGAACTGCTAAGTGTATTGCTGTACCCTTGGTTGTTGTGATCATGGCAGCTTCTCTGCTTCGTTTAGTAGGTGTGCAGCAGCATCATCAGGCAAATATTCATGGTTGTGTGGAATGAATGTATTTCCCCACGCAATATAATTTAAATGCATTCAGTATTTAACTGTAATTTGTTTATATTGGTCCACATGTAATacaaactgaatcatttatatcaCCTGCCACATCACTGAAGAATTTATTACTTTAACCATTATGGCTTGACTACTAACAATAAATGCAAACAATCCAATACAGTTTGTTGATGGTAAAGATAAGTACTATAAAAAGGTtatttaatctatattaataaaatgttgtacatgttttgagaacctCACTTATTCTCTTTATCAGCAACCAAACCTTCAACCCGACCAGAAAGAGGTTAGCCATTCGGAGGAAGTTTCAGACAGAAGGAGCTGCAGCAAAAAATTTAAATTGTAAACGCACACATTGTTTTTAGTGACATTAGTAAAATTTTAAGAAGAGGAGATAGTTATTTTATGtgaaaaaaaagtttttgttattTTAAATGCCTTGTTTTTTATTATAACCTATTTAGAGTAATGCAATTCTAAATGTAGATTGCATTTCTTGTATTTTAATTATAACTTATTTAGAGTACGTTACACTGTTAGGAGGTTAAGTATCAAGTCTGCAAATTATTTGGTGGACAAAGACAATAAGTGAGATTCTTGAAAGATGTAAGacattttattaatatagattaagtaACTTTTTAATAGCATTGACAAGGCTGATATAGATCTTTACCAGTGATTTTCATTGGTGTATTACATTGCTGACAGATTAGAAAAACGgaattattgtttacaaaattgtTGGAAGCCAGCCACTGCTTGCAGTAAAATCTGTAACCACAATGCTGTTCTATTGCATGGGGTTTATCATATGTCACAGCCTCTAGTCTGAATGGAATGCACAACTTTTCAACGAAATGCATGAACATTTGtacagaaatagaggaagacgGTGATCCATCAAATGAAATTTAAACAAAAgtgaagattttttaaatataaatatacctGAAGTCGAAGTTGTTACCTGTTGCTTTTTTCCATCTTGTGCACCATGGTTTATCatggcaatattttctttttgttGTTGCAGGATATGTGTGGACGTTGGTGTTCAGCACATCACAACACGGCTTCAGTCTCAACTCCATGTACCGGAAGATGAATCGTCTGGAGAGTCCCATCCTCATGGTCATAGAGGACACTGAGCAGAATGTAAGTGGTTATTTATTGTGGCTAGAGTTGATGATTAAGGTGTTCCACGGAGGCTAGTATTTAAGATGTGGTAGTCTCTTCTGTTTGAAAATTAATGTAATTTCAAAGACCCTTGGGTAACTGTGGTAAAGGTTGTGAAAACCCATAGCTAGTCCTTTTGAATTTGCTTCACTCcgcaccgacacgataggtcttacAAACAATAAACTTCATGATAATTCTGTATTGACTTCTTGTTCTTATGACACAGTCTCCCTCCAAAGGTTGgcaatccaattgattatgatcACATGCGAAACGTCAgtacggaagatttctatcgatgTATGTCCATACCACTGCTGCAAGTCTTTCGGCCAGGAATTTCTCCATCTTCCCTTGAATGGTCAttcggagaagttcatatcgttcacctctcatgatgtgcccgaggtagctgagcttacactccttgatggttatgagaagctctttcttctagttcaagatgttgaggacttcttcatttgtcttcttttctacctaAGATATtcagagtattcttctgtataagtacatttcaaaagattcaatctgCTTCTCCAAGAAAGGGCTGAGCATCCACCTTTCGAAATCATACAGAAGAACAGGAAAGACATAACGTaacattcgaactctgagctggaggttgagttcttgGCTGGTGGATAAGGTCCTCATTGTATTGAACATATTTCTTGCTCGTCCAATCCTGAATACGATTTATAAATCATTaaaaatttacatacatacatacatacattatcattatagactctcatgcctttcagcattcagtctgcaagcctctatgaacttactaaacatcgccataagcctctatttgcaactagtgctgtggcctcatatctttaaatcgttagaaactgagtccaaccatcgtcgtcttggcctccctccacttctcttaccctccataacagagtccattattctcttaggtaacctatcctcctccatttgcctcctaaaaaaaattatatttttccacCTCTCAGTACTCTGTTAAGAAAGACTTTACACTGTTAATAAATAATGAAAAGACATTTTTGTATAGCACCAATAAATAACTTGCAAGAGACATTCTAAAACATTACTAGAAAAGCATGATGCATAAAAGAGATGGTGCATTGTAAAAAATGAAAGTtcaattaaatataatattattcttaaaatgcacctgtttttttaaatttaatttttagtgatgtttgcaaaataaatccatgaaacattcagtcgaatgcaattgatacctaaatgaagtcagatgAGGGGTTTCTTGATGATTTTAGAcagtaaaaagaaataataattgacacgctagtcggaaaaggtttgccatccctgctctagatcATGGAATTTCTTCTGTGTGTGCCAAGGTTGTTTTTGAAAGAAATATCATTAATGTTTTGTtgcaggtgttttttttttttcattttagtgTACCGTATGTCTCTTGTTACAGGTGTTCGGTGCTTTGACGTCGTGTTCGTTGAAAGTGAGTGACCACTTCTATGGAACAGGCGAGTCGCTGTTATTTCGTTTCACCCCAGAATTCCAGGTGTTCAACTGGACGGGTGACAA is a genomic window of Anabrus simplex isolate iqAnaSimp1 chromosome 14, ASM4041472v1, whole genome shotgun sequence containing:
- the mtd gene encoding TLD domain-containing protein 2 isoform X8, coding for METASKVLSMSEELRRALYASSVASLDLDPFIPDLVGTTEILSEEHRKQLSRHLPARAEGYVWTLVFSTSQHGFSLNSMYRKMNRLESPILMVIEDTEQNVFGALTSCSLKVSDHFYGTGESLLFRFTPEFQVFNWTGDNMYFIKGNNESLAIGAGDGKFGLWLDGDLYQGRTEACDTYGNEPLSPQQDFVVKTLECWAFI
- the mtd gene encoding TLD domain-containing protein 2 isoform X9, with product MVLSMSEELRRALYASSVASLDLDPFIPDLVGTTEILSEEHRKQLSRHLPARAEGYVWTLVFSTSQHGFSLNSMYRKMNRLESPILMVIEDTEQNVFGALTSCSLKVSDHFYGTGESLLFRFTPEFQVFNWTGDNMYFIKGNNESLAIGAGDGKFGLWLDGDLYQGRTEACDTYGNEPLSPQQDFVVKTLECWAFI
- the mtd gene encoding TLD domain-containing protein 2 isoform X7 encodes the protein MDRVMKGVVGIVLSMSEELRRALYASSVASLDLDPFIPDLVGTTEILSEEHRKQLSRHLPARAEGYVWTLVFSTSQHGFSLNSMYRKMNRLESPILMVIEDTEQNVFGALTSCSLKVSDHFYGTGESLLFRFTPEFQVFNWTGDNMYFIKGNNESLAIGAGDGKFGLWLDGDLYQGRTEACDTYGNEPLSPQQDFVVKTLECWAFI
- the mtd gene encoding TLD domain-containing protein 2 isoform X6, which codes for MTECSLAVRKPRRIEMPKPKPPAALTRLARYLKMRTKVLSMSEELRRALYASSVASLDLDPFIPDLVGTTEILSEEHRKQLSRHLPARAEGYVWTLVFSTSQHGFSLNSMYRKMNRLESPILMVIEDTEQNVFGALTSCSLKVSDHFYGTGESLLFRFTPEFQVFNWTGDNMYFIKGNNESLAIGAGDGKFGLWLDGDLYQGRTEACDTYGNEPLSPQQDFVVKTLECWAFI
- the mtd gene encoding TLD domain-containing protein 2 isoform X10, which codes for MSEELRRALYASSVASLDLDPFIPDLVGTTEILSEEHRKQLSRHLPARAEGYVWTLVFSTSQHGFSLNSMYRKMNRLESPILMVIEDTEQNVFGALTSCSLKVSDHFYGTGESLLFRFTPEFQVFNWTGDNMYFIKGNNESLAIGAGDGKFGLWLDGDLYQGRTEACDTYGNEPLSPQQDFVVKTLECWAFI